One window of Bacteroidota bacterium genomic DNA carries:
- a CDS encoding ATP-dependent Clp protease ATP-binding subunit — MESNFSDRVKDVISYSREEALRLGHDYIGPEHLLLGLIREGEGKAIKILVQLGVDLNKLRKSIENAIKGTITVINLNNLPLTRQAEKVLKITYLEAKLDNSTLIGTEHLLLSILREDSNVAAQILSKFGVTYDVFRAELEEKEDFSSSSSTNSPKMAMTNEPTDPQDVGAGDRPKRTSKSKTPVLDNFGRDLTAMAEENKLDPIVGREKEIERVAQILSRRKKNNPVLIGEPGVGKTAIAEGLALRIVQRKVSRVLFNKRIVTLDIASLVAGTKYRGQFEERMKAVMAELEKTPDVILFIDELHTIVGAGGASGSLDASNIFKPALSRGEIQCIGATTLDEYRQYIEKDGALERRFQKVIVEPTSPDETIQILHNIKEKYEDHHNVNYTDDAIKACVTLSERYISDRHFPDKAIDVLDEAGSRVHINNIQVPKTILELEAKIEEVRVLKNKVVKSQKYEEAARLRDQEKKLIEDLEKAKLLWEEESKTKRYNVSEDDVADVVAMMTGIPVTKVAAGEASKLVSMEQELKQVIIGQNDAIEKLVKAIKRSRLGLKDPNKPIGSFLFLGPTGVGKTEMAKALGRYLFDSEESLIRIDMSEYMEKFTVSRLVGAPPGYVGYEEGGQLTEKVRRKPYCVILLDEIEKAHPDVFNILLQVLDDGILTDGLGRRIDFKNTIIIMTSNVGAREVKEFGSGVGFKASTTQASDKSKSLIEGALKRVFRPEFLNRVDDVVFFQPLEKEHIFKIIDLQLAKVFKRINTMGFEVKLTDKAKDYIADKGFDQQFGARPLNRAIQKYLEDPIADEILKGLNEGDGIIADFDEKTSEIKIKIKKGKKSKGKSEDEVPSKEEGGE; from the coding sequence ATGGAATCTAATTTCTCAGACCGCGTAAAGGACGTGATCTCCTACAGCAGAGAAGAAGCACTGCGGTTGGGACATGACTATATCGGACCCGAACACTTGCTCCTCGGCCTCATCCGCGAAGGTGAAGGCAAAGCCATTAAAATTTTGGTGCAACTCGGCGTCGACTTGAACAAGTTGCGCAAGAGCATCGAAAATGCCATCAAAGGCACCATCACGGTGATCAACCTCAACAACCTCCCGCTCACACGGCAGGCCGAAAAGGTCCTCAAAATCACCTACCTCGAGGCAAAACTCGACAACAGCACATTGATTGGCACCGAACACTTGCTGCTTTCCATCCTCCGGGAAGACAGCAATGTCGCTGCACAGATTCTTTCCAAGTTTGGCGTGACTTATGATGTTTTCCGCGCCGAATTGGAAGAAAAGGAAGACTTTTCATCATCCTCAAGTACCAATTCCCCTAAAATGGCAATGACCAATGAGCCCACCGATCCACAGGATGTCGGTGCAGGCGACCGCCCAAAACGTACCTCGAAGTCCAAGACTCCGGTGTTGGACAACTTCGGGCGTGATCTCACGGCAATGGCCGAAGAAAACAAGCTCGACCCTATCGTCGGGCGTGAAAAGGAAATCGAACGCGTAGCCCAGATTCTGAGCCGCCGCAAAAAGAATAATCCCGTTCTGATCGGCGAACCGGGTGTGGGCAAGACGGCGATCGCGGAGGGCTTGGCCCTGCGCATCGTGCAGCGCAAGGTGAGCCGCGTGCTCTTCAACAAGCGCATCGTCACGCTCGACATCGCTTCCCTCGTGGCAGGTACCAAGTACCGTGGCCAATTTGAGGAGCGTATGAAGGCCGTCATGGCCGAGCTGGAAAAGACCCCGGATGTGATTCTCTTCATTGACGAATTGCATACCATCGTCGGTGCAGGCGGCGCTTCGGGTTCGTTGGATGCCTCCAACATCTTCAAACCGGCCCTGAGCCGCGGCGAGATTCAGTGCATCGGCGCCACCACCCTCGACGAGTACCGTCAGTACATCGAGAAGGATGGCGCACTTGAGCGTCGTTTCCAAAAGGTGATCGTGGAACCCACTTCGCCCGACGAAACGATCCAAATCCTGCACAACATCAAGGAAAAATACGAGGATCACCACAACGTCAACTATACCGACGACGCCATCAAGGCTTGCGTGACCCTCAGCGAACGCTACATCAGCGACCGTCACTTCCCTGACAAGGCCATCGACGTGCTCGATGAAGCCGGTAGCCGCGTGCACATCAACAACATTCAGGTTCCCAAGACCATTTTGGAATTGGAAGCCAAAATCGAAGAGGTGCGCGTCCTGAAAAACAAAGTGGTCAAAAGCCAGAAATACGAAGAGGCAGCCCGTCTGCGCGATCAGGAGAAAAAACTGATCGAGGATCTCGAGAAGGCCAAACTGCTCTGGGAAGAAGAATCCAAAACCAAGCGCTACAACGTCTCCGAAGACGATGTGGCAGACGTGGTAGCGATGATGACGGGCATTCCCGTCACCAAGGTTGCTGCCGGCGAAGCGAGCAAGCTCGTTTCGATGGAGCAGGAACTTAAGCAAGTCATCATCGGCCAAAACGATGCGATCGAGAAATTGGTCAAGGCCATCAAACGTTCGCGGTTGGGTTTGAAAGACCCCAACAAGCCGATCGGCTCCTTCCTCTTCCTTGGCCCTACCGGCGTAGGCAAGACGGAGATGGCCAAGGCCCTCGGCCGTTACCTCTTCGACAGCGAAGAGTCGCTCATCCGTATCGACATGAGCGAGTACATGGAGAAATTTACGGTCTCCCGCCTCGTGGGAGCGCCTCCCGGATACGTCGGCTACGAAGAAGGTGGTCAACTCACGGAGAAAGTTCGCCGCAAGCCGTATTGTGTGATCCTGCTCGACGAGATCGAAAAGGCTCACCCAGACGTCTTCAATATCCTGCTGCAAGTGCTCGACGACGGCATTCTGACCGATGGTTTGGGTCGCCGCATTGACTTCAAAAACACGATCATCATCATGACCTCCAACGTCGGTGCACGCGAGGTCAAGGAATTTGGTTCGGGTGTCGGCTTCAAGGCCAGCACCACCCAGGCATCCGACAAGAGCAAGAGCCTCATCGAAGGCGCGCTCAAGCGGGTTTTCCGTCCGGAGTTTTTGAACCGTGTCGACGATGTGGTGTTTTTCCAGCCTTTGGAAAAGGAGCATATCTTCAAGATCATCGACCTGCAATTGGCCAAGGTTTTCAAGCGCATCAATACCATGGGCTTCGAGGTGAAACTCACCGACAAAGCCAAGGATTACATCGCTGACAAAGGCTTTGACCAGCAATTCGGTGCCCGTCCGCTGAACCGCGCGATCCAGAAGTATCTGGAAGACCCGATCGCGGATGAAATTCTGAAGGGACTGAACGAAGGGGACGGAATTATCGCCGACTTCGACGAGAAAACCTCCGAAATCAAAATCAAGATCAAAAAGGGCAAAAAATCCAAAGGCAAGTCCGAGGATGAAGTCCCTAGCAAGGAAGAAGGCGGCGAATAA
- a CDS encoding DPP IV N-terminal domain-containing protein produces MKKYALLVCLLWMGSLSFAQLKTFTAEESVLLERNLLPARVAQLDWVPGTERFAHVGQVDGEWQLLAGDVSSAKQEVLCTLKDFNKALEAVGFASKPAFPGIKLLGTTSFRFLNEGAVCTYDWVAKKVTKVTTFNVDGENMDLSAQHGVAYTVAQNLFISLPGKPDIAVTNEANAGIRNGESAHRNEFGIVKGTFWSPNGDQIAFYRMDQTMVTDYPMYNFATKPAGYDLVKYPMAGAKSHHVTVGVYNSTNGKTTFLKTTGDPEHYLTNITWSPDQKSIYMAELNRDQSKMALNRYNAETGEFEKTLFEDADDKWIEPKHGPQFIPGRSDEFIWQTQRDGMNHLYLYKTDGTLVGQITKSADWMVTEVLGFDAKSKMVYVTVTGNFGADRLPMAFDLKTMQGTPLATESGVHTSILSPSGAHFIDIYTSVNVPNLTTIRETKKATIVKELLNAPDPLKEYAVSKPKLFTIKAADGKTDLTCRLIQPVNFNEDDVYPVIVYVYNGPGVQLVTNSWGAGAPLWMQYAAQKGYYVFTVDGRGSANRGKAFEQAIFRDLGTVEIADQLKGVDYLKSLINVAKDRMVVHGWSYGGFMTSSLMLRAPGVFKAGVAGGPVIDWGMYEIMYTERYMDTPQTNKEGYDKSLVTKYIKDLKGKLMLIHGTSDDVVVWQHSLDFVEKSVTNGVQMDYFVYPSHAHNVRGKDRAHLMRKVLDYLMENNK; encoded by the coding sequence ATGAAAAAATATGCTTTGTTGGTTTGCCTACTATGGATGGGCAGCCTTTCCTTCGCCCAACTCAAGACTTTCACCGCCGAAGAATCGGTTTTGTTGGAGCGCAACCTGTTGCCGGCCCGCGTGGCGCAGCTCGATTGGGTACCCGGAACGGAGCGATTTGCACATGTGGGGCAGGTCGATGGCGAATGGCAATTGTTGGCGGGAGATGTTTCAAGTGCGAAACAGGAAGTGCTTTGCACCTTGAAGGATTTCAACAAAGCGCTCGAAGCTGTCGGATTTGCCAGCAAGCCTGCATTCCCCGGCATCAAGCTCTTGGGCACGACATCCTTTCGGTTTCTCAACGAAGGTGCGGTTTGTACCTATGATTGGGTCGCAAAAAAGGTCACCAAGGTGACCACATTCAATGTCGATGGTGAAAACATGGACCTGAGCGCCCAGCACGGTGTCGCCTACACGGTCGCCCAAAACCTTTTCATTTCGCTGCCTGGGAAGCCGGACATCGCCGTCACCAATGAAGCAAATGCTGGCATTCGCAATGGCGAGTCTGCCCACCGCAACGAATTTGGCATCGTCAAAGGCACTTTCTGGAGTCCGAATGGGGACCAAATTGCCTTCTATCGAATGGATCAGACCATGGTCACCGATTATCCGATGTACAATTTTGCCACCAAACCCGCCGGCTATGACCTCGTCAAATACCCCATGGCGGGGGCAAAAAGCCACCACGTTACCGTCGGTGTCTACAATTCGACCAATGGAAAAACCACATTTTTGAAGACCACGGGCGACCCCGAGCATTACCTCACCAACATCACATGGAGCCCCGACCAAAAGTCGATCTACATGGCCGAATTGAACCGCGACCAAAGCAAAATGGCGCTCAATCGCTACAATGCGGAAACAGGCGAATTTGAAAAGACCTTGTTTGAGGATGCTGATGACAAGTGGATCGAACCCAAACACGGCCCGCAGTTCATTCCCGGACGTTCCGACGAATTCATCTGGCAGACGCAACGCGACGGCATGAATCACCTCTACCTGTACAAAACCGACGGCACCTTGGTGGGTCAAATCACCAAAAGTGCGGATTGGATGGTCACAGAGGTTTTGGGTTTTGATGCCAAATCCAAGATGGTGTATGTCACGGTGACGGGCAACTTCGGTGCGGACCGTTTGCCGATGGCCTTTGATCTCAAAACCATGCAAGGCACACCGCTCGCCACCGAATCCGGTGTACATACCAGCATTCTGAGTCCTTCCGGCGCACATTTCATCGACATTTATACCAGTGTCAATGTGCCGAATCTCACCACCATTCGCGAGACAAAGAAGGCGACCATCGTCAAAGAATTGCTCAACGCCCCCGACCCGCTCAAGGAATATGCTGTGAGCAAGCCCAAACTGTTCACCATCAAGGCAGCCGATGGCAAAACCGATCTCACTTGCCGCTTGATCCAACCTGTCAACTTCAACGAAGATGACGTTTATCCCGTCATCGTCTATGTTTACAACGGCCCTGGGGTGCAGTTGGTGACAAATTCTTGGGGTGCAGGTGCGCCCTTGTGGATGCAGTATGCCGCGCAAAAAGGCTATTACGTATTCACCGTGGATGGTCGCGGTTCGGCCAACCGTGGAAAAGCCTTCGAGCAAGCCATTTTCCGCGACCTCGGCACCGTCGAAATCGCCGATCAGTTGAAGGGCGTCGATTACCTGAAAAGCCTGATCAATGTCGCCAAGGACCGTATGGTCGTGCACGGATGGAGCTACGGCGGATTTATGACGAGCAGCTTGATGCTGCGTGCACCGGGCGTTTTCAAAGCCGGCGTTGCCGGTGGACCGGTGATTGACTGGGGCATGTATGAGATCATGTACACCGAGCGGTACATGGATACGCCTCAAACCAACAAGGAAGGTTACGACAAAAGCTTGGTTACCAAGTATATCAAAGACTTGAAAGGCAAGCTCATGCTCATCCATGGCACAAGTGACGACGTCGTCGTCTGGCAACACAGCCTCGACTTCGTTGAGAAATCCGTCACCAACGGCGTGCAAATGGACTACTTTGTCTATCCAAGTCACGCCCACAACGTGCGCGGCAAGGACCGTGCCCACCTCATGCGCAAAGTGCTCGACTATTTGATGGAGAACAACAAATAG
- a CDS encoding tetratricopeptide repeat protein, translated as MQENPTPFTAGDIFYTRHEGAYHVSKLLRFDPEFDAYHVMIFEPLDHEPTAADLPKLEVIMLHVPIDRAGFENPVLLGNSPVTDDDLAGYREYIVQTHQVNELVRLAQDHYQRAYYLGDEKKHEEAIAQYTFAIELIPGFFEAIDNRAFTKMDLGRWEEAIADFELSLTVEPISVLAEFSIGECYLKMKNIPMAIQQFEKVLKIDPNHALGQQFLAKAKALGGIA; from the coding sequence ATGCAAGAAAATCCAACCCCATTCACTGCCGGCGACATCTTTTACACCCGCCACGAAGGTGCCTACCATGTCTCCAAACTCCTGCGGTTTGATCCCGAGTTTGACGCCTACCATGTGATGATTTTTGAGCCGTTGGACCATGAACCCACGGCCGCGGACTTGCCCAAGTTGGAGGTGATCATGCTCCATGTCCCCATCGACCGCGCTGGATTTGAGAATCCTGTATTGCTCGGCAATTCCCCCGTGACCGACGATGATTTGGCGGGCTACCGCGAATACATCGTGCAGACGCACCAAGTCAATGAGCTCGTTCGCCTCGCGCAGGATCATTACCAACGGGCCTATTACCTCGGCGACGAAAAAAAGCACGAAGAAGCCATCGCGCAGTACACCTTCGCCATTGAATTGATCCCGGGATTTTTTGAGGCGATCGACAACCGCGCCTTCACCAAGATGGACCTGGGCCGCTGGGAAGAAGCCATCGCCGATTTTGAGCTTTCGCTGACGGTTGAACCCATTTCTGTGCTCGCCGAGTTCTCCATTGGAGAATGTTATCTGAAAATGAAAAACATTCCAATGGCCATTCAGCAATTTGAAAAAGTGCTCAAAATCGATCCGAATCATGCCCTCGGCCAGCAATTTCTCGCAAAGGCTAAGGCCCTAGGCGGCATTGCCTAG
- a CDS encoding alpha/beta hydrolase: MKRKYNLPFKTKLMLVMLSPFRKRSPEPPSSKDLARGRKPVPRFFLTNWVLGKMPKCHSITDRMIPVRDAEIPVRIYRPNAETNLPLILNYHGGGWAVGNLQNNDYYCAVLAQRVGALVISVDYRLAPEFKFPIPVYDAYDALIWATQNAESLGADATRVCVTGDSAGGNLSAAVCLKSRDLGGPAIKYQALIYPATDSRLEFASLEAHAHAPILTKTDILHYLDMYLGKPEDRFSPLLSPIYASDLSGLPPAVLVTAGFDPLCDDGQAYADRLNAEGTPCEVLHYPEDIHGFFSLPNHTKSGRQAIEEVALRIKTNL; the protein is encoded by the coding sequence ATGAAGCGGAAATACAATCTCCCGTTCAAGACCAAGCTCATGTTGGTGATGCTGTCGCCGTTTCGGAAGCGATCGCCGGAGCCGCCTTCGTCCAAGGACTTGGCACGTGGGCGCAAGCCCGTGCCGCGCTTTTTTCTCACGAATTGGGTCCTGGGCAAGATGCCCAAATGCCATAGCATTACCGACAGGATGATTCCTGTGCGCGATGCCGAAATTCCGGTGCGGATTTACCGGCCGAATGCTGAGACCAACCTCCCCCTGATCCTCAACTACCACGGCGGCGGTTGGGCGGTCGGCAACCTCCAAAACAACGATTATTACTGCGCAGTCCTCGCCCAACGCGTCGGGGCCTTGGTCATTTCCGTGGATTACCGGCTCGCGCCCGAGTTCAAATTCCCTATTCCAGTCTATGACGCCTATGATGCGCTGATTTGGGCTACGCAAAATGCCGAATCCTTGGGAGCGGATGCCACGCGCGTATGCGTGACGGGCGACAGCGCAGGCGGGAACCTCTCTGCCGCCGTTTGCCTCAAAAGCCGGGACCTCGGCGGACCCGCGATCAAATACCAAGCCTTGATCTATCCTGCAACGGATTCCCGGCTCGAGTTTGCCAGTTTGGAAGCCCACGCCCATGCGCCAATTCTCACGAAAACGGACATCCTGCACTATCTCGACATGTACCTTGGCAAGCCGGAGGACCGCTTTTCGCCGTTGCTCTCGCCGATCTATGCGTCGGATTTGAGCGGATTGCCGCCTGCTGTTCTTGTCACCGCCGGATTTGACCCGCTCTGTGACGATGGCCAAGCCTATGCCGATCGCCTCAATGCCGAAGGCACACCGTGCGAGGTGCTCCATTACCCTGAAGATATTCACGGATTTTTTAGCCTGCCCAACCATACCAAAAGTGGTCGTCAAGCCATCGAGGAGGTCGCGCTGCGCATCAAGACAAATTTGTAA
- a CDS encoding T9SS type A sorting domain-containing protein has protein sequence MKHILSILLLLLVCSLSSAQPWLSAPYMEIKSEGDEWKLQNFYEIQAAFKRYEEARKTLIEDPDARTSEGENEEYECGGTFPGFARFKRWEAFMEPRVYPSGDLREIHQSYDNFEEYLRSNDFKDAAINKQNTELAVSNWVPLGPWGTHWKSYFGGAGRVTFLRFHPSNSDIMWTMAPSGGLWKTIDGGQNWTTNTDQLPFIGATDLAINPLNPNEMYLAMGDGNGTNSQLWQRSVGIRKSLDGGATWPLSVLTYTPQSQRSIYKLLINPIQPNIIFAATSIGLLRSVDAGATWPSVVGAGIFTDIEFKPGDPSVVYATSGSTANGTFYKSIDGGATFVTTAVGVPLVSAVARMEVAVSAANPDLVYLLAVKKTTNDFYGFYRSLDSGDNFTLQATTPNILTGIPSAQAHYNLAMAVSALHEDTILVGATDMYRSLDAGLTWTKITSHNGFGVPFVHPDHHDIRYLPGNDSTYFSMNDGGVWKTTDRALNWTPMNEGMGVAQMYRLGTSKISPYTILTGHQDMATHRLTGNVWDIVTPNTGDGVECIYEHDNDTIFYMETYYGRILKMNNTAGSMSVVCSFGGFNVNANGNWLTPFIMNPAKDSVLLVGKAQLWRSHQAGAPGSFFQVGNIVGGAGNLVALAYAPSDTNYIYAARSNRMFLTTNGNVFNDITGTLPVGSASITSIAVSNVDPAKAWVTFSGFSAANKVWQTTDAGVTWVNYTTGLPNLPASTIVYQNGSNDGVYVGTDVGVYFRDNSLGSWQPFMTNLPNVNVQELEICYLNGKLRAATAGRGLWETDLATPLPVSLQSFAANCNSRAVDINWTTASELASDEFVIERSRDGADYQAIGSVNAAGTSQQTVAYSFTDREPLYGPIFYRLKQRDADGSFQYSQVVVAGCDAQLNVTVYPNPNNGNFHIRAEAELATVEIRNVLGELVLEMQVNANEATIDLTGSAKGIYFYKVATAMGASQSGKIVVR, from the coding sequence ATGAAACACATTCTCAGCATCTTGTTGCTCTTGTTGGTTTGCTCGCTGTCATCTGCACAGCCCTGGCTTTCGGCACCTTACATGGAAATCAAATCTGAAGGTGACGAATGGAAGCTTCAGAACTTCTACGAAATCCAGGCTGCGTTCAAGCGCTACGAAGAAGCCCGGAAAACATTGATCGAAGACCCGGACGCGCGTACGTCCGAGGGCGAGAACGAGGAATATGAATGCGGCGGCACATTTCCCGGGTTTGCGCGCTTCAAGCGGTGGGAAGCCTTTATGGAGCCACGGGTTTATCCTTCGGGCGACTTGCGTGAAATCCATCAATCCTACGACAATTTTGAGGAATATCTGCGCTCCAATGACTTCAAGGATGCGGCGATCAACAAGCAAAACACCGAATTGGCGGTCTCCAATTGGGTTCCTTTGGGTCCTTGGGGCACACATTGGAAGTCCTATTTTGGCGGCGCAGGACGGGTGACCTTTTTGCGGTTCCATCCTTCGAATTCCGACATCATGTGGACCATGGCACCCTCGGGCGGACTTTGGAAGACGATCGATGGCGGGCAAAATTGGACCACGAATACCGACCAATTGCCGTTTATCGGCGCAACGGACTTGGCGATCAACCCCCTCAATCCCAACGAAATGTACCTCGCCATGGGCGATGGCAACGGCACCAATTCGCAGCTTTGGCAGCGGTCGGTGGGCATCCGCAAATCCTTGGATGGTGGCGCTACGTGGCCCCTTTCCGTGCTGACCTATACGCCTCAAAGTCAGCGCAGCATCTACAAATTGCTCATCAACCCGATTCAACCCAATATCATTTTTGCAGCGACTTCGATTGGTCTGCTGCGGAGCGTGGATGCAGGCGCGACTTGGCCCTCGGTCGTTGGCGCGGGCATCTTCACCGACATCGAATTCAAGCCCGGTGATCCAAGTGTGGTCTATGCCACCTCGGGCAGCACTGCGAATGGAACTTTTTACAAGTCGATCGACGGTGGCGCCACCTTTGTGACCACCGCAGTGGGGGTGCCACTCGTGAGTGCAGTCGCCCGCATGGAGGTCGCAGTTTCGGCAGCCAATCCCGATCTGGTTTATTTGCTCGCGGTCAAAAAAACGACCAATGACTTTTATGGGTTTTACCGTTCGCTCGACAGCGGAGACAATTTCACTTTGCAGGCCACGACGCCCAATATTTTGACTGGAATTCCATCAGCACAAGCCCATTACAATTTGGCGATGGCCGTTTCTGCCCTCCATGAAGATACGATCTTGGTAGGCGCCACAGACATGTACCGTTCCTTGGACGCTGGCTTGACTTGGACCAAAATCACGAGCCACAATGGCTTTGGGGTACCTTTTGTGCATCCTGACCACCACGACATTCGGTACCTTCCAGGAAATGATTCGACCTATTTTTCAATGAATGACGGAGGAGTTTGGAAGACAACTGATCGCGCGCTCAACTGGACTCCGATGAATGAAGGCATGGGTGTCGCCCAAATGTACCGCCTCGGCACCTCTAAAATCAGTCCGTACACCATTCTCACTGGGCATCAAGATATGGCAACCCACCGATTGACGGGAAATGTCTGGGACATCGTGACCCCCAATACAGGTGACGGTGTCGAATGCATTTATGAACACGACAACGACACCATTTTCTACATGGAAACCTACTACGGACGCATTCTGAAAATGAACAATACTGCTGGTTCCATGTCCGTCGTTTGTTCGTTTGGCGGGTTTAATGTCAATGCCAACGGCAACTGGTTGACGCCTTTCATCATGAATCCTGCCAAAGATTCCGTGCTACTCGTGGGCAAGGCCCAACTGTGGCGCTCCCATCAAGCAGGTGCTCCCGGCAGCTTTTTCCAGGTTGGCAACATTGTCGGCGGAGCCGGCAACTTGGTCGCTTTGGCCTATGCGCCTTCTGATACGAATTACATCTACGCGGCGCGCTCCAACCGCATGTTCCTGACGACCAATGGCAACGTTTTCAACGATATCACGGGAACCTTGCCTGTCGGCAGTGCAAGCATCACCTCCATTGCGGTGAGCAACGTAGATCCTGCAAAAGCATGGGTGACCTTTTCAGGGTTTTCGGCAGCAAACAAGGTCTGGCAAACGACGGATGCGGGTGTGACTTGGGTGAATTACACCACTGGATTGCCCAACCTTCCGGCCTCCACGATCGTCTACCAAAACGGCTCCAACGACGGGGTTTATGTCGGAACCGACGTCGGGGTATATTTCCGCGACAATTCGTTGGGATCATGGCAGCCTTTCATGACCAACCTGCCCAATGTGAATGTACAGGAGCTGGAAATCTGCTACTTGAATGGAAAACTCCGTGCAGCCACAGCAGGCCGCGGACTCTGGGAAACCGATCTTGCGACGCCCCTTCCAGTTTCCTTGCAGTCCTTTGCGGCAAACTGCAATTCCCGCGCAGTTGACATCAACTGGACTACCGCTTCAGAACTCGCAAGTGACGAATTTGTCATCGAGCGGTCGAGGGATGGGGCCGACTACCAAGCCATCGGTTCGGTGAATGCTGCCGGTACAAGCCAACAGACCGTTGCTTATTCCTTTACCGACCGCGAACCTTTGTATGGCCCCATATTCTACCGCTTGAAGCAGCGAGATGCCGACGGCTCGTTTCAATATTCACAGGTGGTCGTGGCGGGTTGCGATGCGCAGCTCAATGTGACGGTGTATCCCAACCCCAACAACGGGAACTTCCACATCCGGGCCGAGGCAGAATTGGCGACGGTTGAGATTCGGAACGTCTTGGGCGAATTGGTTTTGGAGATGCAAGTCAATGCCAACGAAGCCACCATTGACCTCACCGGCAGCGCTAAAGGCATTTATTTCTACAAAGTCGCCACCGCCATGGGGGCTTCCCAATCCGGGAAGATCGTCGTGCGGTAA
- a CDS encoding T9SS type A sorting domain-containing protein yields MKRFLLSCVVLLANVIGLQAQNWTVSVPVYRTIIDYPDRIFVTRFCDSLNAPNGQDAELILALPAVAGIAYYLHVDDATSPVHTYKFRQGGNVQILQRGDSMLLASTATTDTVHIGYAGFESEVSVRFKAVGTPTVQGEHHPCGSTNDGWYSQPIGCLGRTWADTQTYLTVCTVQGSTAADAPASGAGMHVWPQPARGQVHVRLPEGFATATLQLADMNGRVVAQWEALGSAEHTLDLQGFPAGLYFLRWYDANGQYRATQKFVLLD; encoded by the coding sequence ATGAAACGGTTTCTTTTATCCTGCGTCGTCCTTTTGGCGAATGTGATTGGCCTCCAAGCCCAAAACTGGACGGTTAGTGTGCCGGTTTACCGCACGATCATCGACTATCCCGACCGGATTTTCGTGACGCGCTTTTGCGACTCGCTCAATGCACCCAACGGGCAGGATGCGGAGTTGATCCTCGCCTTGCCTGCCGTGGCGGGCATCGCCTATTACTTGCATGTCGACGATGCGACTTCGCCTGTGCATACCTACAAATTCCGGCAGGGTGGCAATGTGCAGATTTTGCAGCGGGGCGACTCGATGTTGCTGGCGAGCACCGCGACCACCGACACGGTGCATATCGGCTACGCCGGATTTGAATCGGAGGTGAGCGTGCGCTTCAAGGCGGTGGGCACGCCGACTGTCCAAGGCGAGCACCATCCCTGCGGCTCGACCAACGACGGCTGGTACAGCCAACCGATTGGCTGCCTTGGCCGCACCTGGGCAGATACGCAGACGTACCTGACAGTTTGCACGGTGCAGGGGTCTACGGCCGCAGATGCACCCGCCTCGGGCGCGGGCATGCATGTATGGCCGCAGCCCGCGCGCGGGCAGGTACATGTGCGCTTGCCCGAAGGCTTTGCCACCGCAACTTTGCAACTTGCTGACATGAATGGGCGTGTCGTCGCCCAATGGGAGGCGTTAGGCAGTGCCGAGCATACATTAGATCTGCAAGGGTTTCCCGCCGGATTGTATTTCCTGCGCTGGTACGATGCCAACGGGCAATACCGGGCGACGCAAAAATTCGTCTTGCTGGATTAA
- a CDS encoding DUF4249 domain-containing protein: MKKFTYVLVLLTALSGMVSCTKVIEVDITQAPSKVVIEGELTEGPGPHVVHLSRSVGISDASIFPEVQGAVVVIADDEGNSATLYETQPGYYATDSLLGRPGHTYNLTVNVGAETFTASSTMPQAVALDTVYNLQASLFGGMRFPIIVKIQDPAGTKNYYRFVSFVNGNRQEGSIVTNDDLFDGQLTEVFLPGLGAQLRPGDTLSLEMQCIDAGVYEYFSSFGINQGPGSGSAPANPYSNILGGAIGYFNACATDSRTIVIR, translated from the coding sequence ATGAAGAAGTTCACATACGTCCTCGTCCTTTTGACCGCCTTGTCGGGAATGGTTTCCTGTACCAAGGTGATCGAAGTCGATATTACGCAAGCGCCTTCCAAAGTCGTGATCGAGGGGGAATTGACCGAAGGTCCCGGCCCACACGTGGTCCATCTGAGTCGGAGCGTCGGCATCTCTGATGCGAGTATCTTTCCGGAAGTGCAGGGAGCCGTTGTCGTCATCGCCGATGATGAAGGCAATTCCGCGACGTTGTACGAAACCCAACCGGGGTATTATGCCACCGACAGCCTGTTGGGCCGGCCCGGGCATACCTACAACCTGACGGTGAATGTAGGCGCGGAAACCTTTACCGCATCGAGCACGATGCCGCAGGCGGTTGCCCTTGACACCGTCTACAATCTCCAAGCATCCCTGTTTGGTGGTATGCGCTTTCCAATTATCGTGAAGATTCAAGATCCTGCCGGCACAAAGAATTACTATCGTTTCGTTTCCTTTGTCAATGGCAATCGGCAGGAAGGAAGCATCGTCACCAACGACGACTTGTTTGACGGGCAACTCACCGAAGTCTTTTTGCCTGGATTGGGTGCCCAACTCAGACCCGGAGATACCTTGAGCTTGGAGATGCAATGCATCGATGCCGGCGTCTATGAATACTTTTCCAGCTTCGGGATCAACCAAGGCCCGGGAAGCGGCAGTGCCCCCGCCAATCCTTACAGCAACATCTTGGGCGGCGCCATCGGGTATTTCAATGCCTGCGCGACGGATAGCAGGACGATTGTGATTCGCTGA